In Juglans regia cultivar Chandler chromosome 13, Walnut 2.0, whole genome shotgun sequence, the following proteins share a genomic window:
- the LOC108987432 gene encoding uncharacterized protein LOC108987432, which translates to MDKTWMDIEDRFVSNEYASGVNQFIAMAREHAPGGVDIRCPCRRCRNMFFQPINVVEDHLFIIGIDPSYKAWIFHGEDEVLDVSSSNSGDETSLNDGYIDDMDEMLDDIQHGASMDHSDSVQRPTHGVSEGGPGANFADLLEDARRPLYPSCLKFSKLSFIVKLLHIKTVGGWSVKSFNMVIKLLKDAFPNALLPDSYNEACRLERSLGFNYTKIDACLNDCVLFWKEHSDKEKCPKCNTPRWVLSTNKVKKIPQKVLRYFPLIPRLQRLFVSSKTAVAMKWHASERVNDDNVMRHPADSKVWKDFDLHYPTFASDSRNVRIGLASDGFNPFNNIAKPYSIWPVILVPYNLPPWLCMKDPYLMLSLLIPGPKAPGNDIDVYLRPLIDELKYLWEDGVNTYDASTSSRFRLHAALLWTINDFPAYANLSGWSTKGKLACPTCNDETDSLWLVYGRKHCYMGHRRWLSAGHRWRSKKVDFNGNTDYRHQPIHLSGDAIMEQLKEVTDVQFGKTTKKRKRTANELNWTKRSIFFELPYWSSLGLRHNLDVMHIEKNICDSILGTLMNIDGKSKDSANARRDLANLGIRKELHLQQDGDRYAMRLACYQLNKLEKRSFCEWLVNVKFPDGFASNIARCVNVSESKILGMKSHDCHIFMQRLLPVVIGGYFTSDVRQALSELSTFFKKLCARALCIDVIQRLQTDISILLCKLEMIFPPTFFDIMVHLAIHLPHEALLAGPVQYRWMYPFERYLGKFKRYVKNKARPEGSIAEAYVHVECLTFCSTYLHDIETTFNREERNVDVGQDHQDVCLFVFSQKVRPMGSSSSKRLDDPLFAKAEWYVLNNCPEIEQYLEQHYDKMKEEDTNNVDRRHQTEFPNWFKNHIRELRNSNPGEVTDEVYALACGPDPWVGSYSGCIMNGIRFHTKDREQHRRTQNSGVVVQGVHQSNSVDFYGVLTDILELRYMGWHLVYLFKCDWWDVGDPRRGIRVGDHVTSVNTSRKWYQDEPFALACQCSQVFYLKDPSISGNWKVVQKITNRNVYDIPSIPTALDEGEDSYDGEAYQEEDATNDYGTVNQSDSGLVNQLHREDEEPVAVNDLNTVHGDVGNDIDHTFIDDEVDSDTFDNDPNIDHYEDDDDEDFHSSSETDID; encoded by the exons ATGGACAAGACGTGGATGGATATTGAAGATAGATTTGTGTCTAACGAGTATGCATCGGGGGTTAACCAGTTCATCGCTATGGCTCGAGAACATGCACCCGGAGGAGTTGACATTAGGTGTCCGTGTCGTAGATGCCGTAATATGTTCTTCCAACCAATAAATGTGGTCGAAGACCATTTATTTATCATAGGGATTGATCCTTCTTATAAGGCCTGGATATTCCACGGTGAGGATGAAGTATTGGATGTTAGTTCCTCAAATTCTGGTGATGAGACAAGCTTGAATGATGGCTACATTGATGATATGGATGAGATGCTGGATGACATTCAGCATGGAGCCTCTATGGACCACTCAGACAGCGTTCAAAGACCTACTCATGGTGTATCAGAAGGGGGTCCAGGTGCCAACTTTGCTGACTTGTTAGAAGATGCACGTCGTCCACTCTATCCATCGTGCCTAAAGTTCTCAAAGCTATCATTTATCGTAAAGTTGCTTCATATCAAGACAGTTGGTGGTTGGAGTGTTAAATCCTTTAACATGGTTATCAAGTTGTTGAAAGATGCATTTCCTAATGCTCTTCTCCCTGACTCATACAATGAGGCATGCCGCTTGGAACGTAGCCTCGGCTTTAATTACACCAAGATAGATGCTTGTTTGAATGATTGTGTTCTTTTTTGGAAGGAACATTCTGATAAAGAGAAGTGCCCTAAATGCAACACTCCGAGGTGGGTGTTAAGCACTAATAAGGTAAAGAAAATTCCACAAAAAGTGCTGAGATATTTTCCTTTGATCCcaaggttgcaaagactatttGTGTCAAGTAAGACTGCCGTCGCAATGAAATGGCATGCTTCTGAACGGGTCAACGATGATAATGTCATGAGGCATCCTGCAGATTCAAAGGTCTGGAAAGATTTTGATCTCCATTATCCTACATTTGCCTCAGATTCTCGTAATGTGAGAATCGGTTTAGCTAGTGATGGTTTTAACCCATTTAACAATATAGCTAAACCATACAGTATATGGCCAGTGATACTCGTACCTTATAACTTGCCCCcttggttatgcatgaaagatccatacCTTATGCTATCTTTGCTAATCCCTGGCCCAAAAGCACCTGGTAATGATATTGACGTCTATCTACGCCCTTTAATTGACGAATTGAAATATTTGTGGGAAGATGGAGTTAATACATACGATGCCTCTACCTCATCTAGGTTTCGCTTACATGCCGCATTACTATGGACCATTAATGACTTTCCAGCGTATGCTAATCTTTCTGGGTGGAGCACAAAGGGAAAGCTGGCATGTCCAACATGCAATGATGAGACAGATTCATTGTGGTTGGTCTATGGGCGAAAGCATTGTTACATGGGTCATCGTCGGTGGTTGTCGGCAGGGCACAGGTGGAGATCTAAAAAGGTTGATTTTAATGGGAATACGGATTATCGGCATCAACCTATACATTTGTCAGGAGATGCTATAATGGAACAGTTGAAAGAAGTGACAGATGTACAGTTTGGGAAAACTACAAAGAAGAGGAAACGCACAGccaatgagttgaattggacaaaaagaagtatattttttgaGCTACCTTATTGGTCTTCCTTAGGTTTGAGGCATAACCTCGacgtcatgcatattgagaagaacatCTGCGATAGCATATTAGGCACTTTGATGAATATTGATGGAAAAAGTAAGGACTCCGCCAATGCACGAAGGGATTTAGCCAACCTTGGCATACGAAAAGAGTTACACTTACAACAGGATGGTGATCGATATGCGATGAGGTTGGCATGTTACCAGTTAAATAAACTTGAGAAGAGATCTTTTTGCGAGTGGTTGGTAAATGTTAAGTTTCCTGATGGTTTTGCCTCAAACATTGCTCGATGTGTTAACGTTAGTGAATCAAAGATCTTAggcatgaaaagtcatgattgtcatatttttatgcaaagattGCTTCCAGTTGTGATTGGTGGATACTTTACGAGTGATGTTCGACAAGCTTTGTCAGAGTTAAGtacctttttcaaaaaattgtgTGCACGGGCATTATGCATTGATGTCATACAAAGGCTACAAACTGACATCTCTATTCTTCTTTGTAAATTGGAAATGATATTTCCACCtacattttttgatataatggtGCATCTCGCCATCCATTTGCCACACGAAGCCTTACTTGCGGGACCTGTgcaatataggtggatgtatccTTTCGAAAGGTATTTAGGAAAGTTCAAGCGttatgtcaaaaataaagcCCGTCCAGAAGGCTCAATTGCCGAGGCCTATGTTCATGTGGAGTGCCTTACATTTTGTTCAACTTATCTCCATGACATTGAGACAACTTTTAATAGAGAGGAACGAAATGTAGATGTCGGTCAAGACCATCaagatgtttgtttgtttgttttctctCAAAAGGTTCGGCCGATGGGTTCGTCCTCTTCTAAAAGGTTGGATGATCCGCTTTTTGCAAAAGCGGAGTGGTACGTGCTCAACAACTGTCCTGAGATTGAACAGTACCTAGA ACAACACTATGACAAGATGAAAGAAGAGGACACTAACAACGTTGATCGTAGGCACCAAACAGAATTTCCCAACTGGTTCAAGAACCAT ATTCGAGAATTGCGCAACTCAAACCCGGGTGAAGTTACAGATGAAGTTTATGCTCTGGCATGCGGACCAGATCCATGGGTTGGGTCATACAGTGGATGCATAATGAATGGAATTAGGTTTCACACAAAGGACCGTGAACAACACCGACGTACACAAAATAGTGGGGTCGTTGTACAAGGAGTACATCAGTCCAACTCGGTTGATTTCTATGGTGTGTTGACAGATATATTGGAATTACGCTACATGGGCTGGCATCTTGTATACttgtttaaatgtgattggtgggacgTTGGTGATCCTAGACGAGGCATACGTGTAGGTGATCATGTTACAAGTGTGAATACATCTAGAAAATGGTATCAGGATGAGCCGTTCGCCCTTGCTTGTCAGTGCTCACAAGTTTTTTACTTAAAAGACCCAAGTATAAGTGGAAATTGGAAAGTGGTACAAAAGATAACCAACAGGAATGTGTACGACATTCCATCGATCCCAACGGCCCTAGACGAAGGTGAGGACTCCTATGATGGTGAGGCATATCAAGAGGAAGATGCTACCAATGATTATGGTACAGTCAATCAAAGTGATAGTggtttggtgaatcaattgcaTCGAGAGGATGAAGAACCAGTTGCAGTTAATGACTTAAATACGGTACACGGTGATGTTGGGAATGATATCGACCATACTTTTATTGACGATGAGGTGGACAGTGACACTTTTGACAATGATCCCAATATTGACCAttatgaggatgatgatgatgaagatttcCATTCGAGTTCAGAAACAGACATTGACTAA